In Humulus lupulus chromosome 7, drHumLupu1.1, whole genome shotgun sequence, the following are encoded in one genomic region:
- the LOC133791660 gene encoding uncharacterized protein LOC133791660, whose translation MSVTDVLCCLTNCYQSPSSNGTKKGRTYGGCRGGLADLQLGFRSELMGVRSDFQHLPQEMDTLKSEFASMQKKMDFMVAQMTQFFQAARQPRPETTAASIDRQRKAVEAENSSAAGPATNAPGPSSHPHFHRSDQWPSPEHPHGRDYRPPRMELPLFSGDNPDGWIFRVKRFFLLNRMPEEHMLEAAIIGLEGDALSWFQWENQRRPITSWMALKTLLLLRFHTVAVGSTAEEWLSVVQETTVKDYRLKWETLASRVSGVPEHILEGSFVKGLKEEIKGPLHILQPVGLAQIMETTQRIEEGQQLLLSGPNVKVPAAKPTPGNTSFPRYPPFFSSRSLPPATSFGSSSTAPSSTTGAKLSPPIKQPQVRRLTEAEYQDKRARGVCFRCDKKFHRGHECEQKTLQVMLIMDEEDSSPTLESPPATPDSSSEDTTEETLATLSLNSLVGISSAHTMKLAGKIGQQQVTVLIDSGATHNFISSGVVRAANIPLTETTCYGILLGTGRKVRAEGICSQATLDLATLQVVTDFLPLDLGGADVILGIKWLETLGNMQVNWRTMVMRFGIAGTLVTLQGDPTLCKSQISLKVMIRTVQNEGQGYWVQPSSLVQGDIEPAELGSQEEVAAVLQKHEEVFNMPAGLPPTREREHAITLKEGVGPISFRPYRYAQVQKDEIERLMEEMLQSGIVQPSTSPFSSPVLLVKKKDGSWRFCVDYRALNRETVADKFPILVIDELLDELHGATVFSKLDLKSGYHQIRVAAKDVEKTAFRTHEGHYEFLVMPFGLTNAPATFQALMNEVFRDFLRKFVLVFFDDILVYSPTLEAHVGHLELVHSRLRQHELYANRKKCLFGQPRVDYLGHVISANGFSVDPSKLKVMQEWPIPKSLKALRGFLGLTGYYRKFVKGYGAIARPLTDQLRKEAFGWNAEAQDAFEKLKAAMCSVPVLALPDFSAPFVLEADASGAGLGAILMQRQRPIAYYSQILSQRARTKSVYERELMAIVLYIQKWRPYLLGRKFLVRTDQRSLKFLLEQRLVASEHQKWLTKLLGYDFDIQYRLGLENKAVDALSRVSHEGELAAISILTVMSMADLKAHVMTDPQLSKLIKEVQTGQAKEGYTYIHGCLKYRGRLVLPSSSPFIPILLQEYHGSNIGGDSGVLKTFQRVASDLYWQGMRRDIQEFVAACAICQQNKYLAQSPAGLL comes from the exons ATGTCTGTTACCGATGTTTT GTGTTGCCTAACAAATTGCTATCAGAGCCCTTCTTCTAATGGGACCAAAAAAGGACGCACCTATGGAGGTTGTCGAGGAGGCTTGGCAGATCTACAGTTGGGGTTTCGGTCGGAATTGATGGGGGTTCGATCTGATTTCCAGCACTTACCCCAAGAGATGGATACGTTGAAATCGGAATTTGCTTCAATGCAGAAGAAAATGGACTTCATGGTGGCTCAAATGACTCAGTTCTTCCAAGCAGCTAGGCAGCCCCGACCAGAGACGACTGCAGCTAGCATTGACAGACAGCGGAAGGCGGTGGAGGCAGAGAATTCGTCGGCGGCGGGACCGGCTACAAATGCTCCAGGTCCATCTTCCCATCCTCACTTCCACAGGTCCGATCAGTGGCCTTCGCCAGAACACCCACACGGTCGAGACTACCGGCCACCACGAATGGAGCTTCCGTTGTTCTCCGGCGACAATCCCGACGGCTGGATATTCAGAGTCAAGCGTTTCTTTCTTCTGAACAGGATGCCCGAGGAACACATGCTAGAGGCGGCAATCATTGGATTAGAGGGAGATGCTCTATCCTGGTTTCAATGGGAAAATCAAAGGCGGCCGATAACGTCCTGGATGGCGTTGAAGACATTATTGCTGTTACGATTCCACACAGTTGCAGTAGGTTCCACGGCGGAGGAGTGGTTGTCCGTGGTGCAGGAGACCACTGTCAAGGACTACCGCCTGAAATGGGAGACACTGGCATCTCGGGTCAGTGGGGTACCCGAACATATTTTGGAAGGGAGTTTTGTTAAGGGGCTGAAGGAAGAAATCAAAGGGCCCTTGCACATTTTGCAACCCGTGGGCCTAGCCCAGATAATGGAGACGACCCAACGTATAGAGGAAGGGCAACAATTGTTGTTATCAGGCCCAAATGTTAAGGTACCAGCTGCTAAGCCCACCCCCGGAAACACATCCTTTCCTCGATACCCTCCCTTCTTCTCGTCCAGGAGCTTGCCGCCAGCTACATCTTTTGGGTCATCTTCCACGGCGCCGTCGTCCACCACGGGGGCTAAGTTGTCCCCGCCGATCAAGCAACCACAAGTGCGCCGGCTGACAGAGGCCGAATACCAAGATAAAAGGGCTAGAGGAGTTTGTTTCAGGTGTGATAAAAAGTTTCATAGGGGCCATGAATGCGAGCAGAAGACGCTGCAAGTTATGTTAATCATGGACGAGGAAGACAGTTCACCAACTCTGGAATCACCACCAGCAACTCCAGACTCATCCTCAGAAGACACCACCGAAGAAACACTTGCAACATTATCTCTCAACTCCTTAGTAGGGATCTCTTCTGCCCATACCATGAAGTTGGCTGGGAAAATAGGGCAGCAACAGGTCACTGTGCTTATTGATAGTGGCGCGACACATAATTTTATATCGTCGGGAGTAGTTCGGGCAGCTAACATACCACTAACAGAGACAACCTGCTATGGCATATTGCTGGGAACCGGGAGAAAGGTGCGGGCTGAAGGAATTTGTTCCCAAGCTACACTCGATTTAGCAACCTTACAAGTAGTGACTGATTTTTTGCCACTTGATTTGGGGGGAGCAGATGTTATACTCGGCATAAAGTGGCTTGAAACGTTGGGAAATATGCAAGTAAATTGGCGAACGATGGTGATGCGATTTGGGATAGCTGGAACGTTGGTCACATTGCAGGGAGACCCGACTCTCTGTAAATCACAGATTTCCCTCAAAGTCATGATACGAACAGTCCAAAACGAGGGGCAAGGATATTGGGTGCAGCCGAGTTCTTTGGTTCAAGGGGACATAGAGCCAGCAGAGTTGGGTTCACAAGAAGAGGTGGCAGCAGTTTTGCAGAAACATGAAGAAGTTTTTAATATGCCAGCTGGATTACCACCCACAAGAGAGCGGGAGCATGCGATTACACTGAAAGAAGGGGTCGGGCCGATTTCATTTCGTCCTTACCGTTATGCCCAGGTCCAAAAGGATGAAATAGAGCGTTTAATGGAAGAAATGTTACAGTCCGGAATTGTACAGCCCAGTACTAGTCCCTTCTCCAGCCCGGTGTTACTAgtcaagaaaaaggatggaagttGGAGGTTCTGTGTGGACTATCGTGCACTGAATAGGGAAACAGTAGCAGATAAATTTCCTATTCTAGTTATAGATGAGCTCTTAGATGAACTACATGGGGCCACAGTGTTCTCGAAGTTAGACCTCAAGTCAGGTTATCATCAGATTCGAGTAGCAGCAAAGGATGTAGAGAAAACAGCTTTTAGGACTCATGaagggcattatgagttcttggttatgcCATTTGGTCTCACAAATGCCCCCGCGACGTTTCAGGCGCTTATGAATGAGGTGTTCCGTGATTTTTTAAGGAAATTTGTACTTGTTTTCTTTGATGACATTTTAGTTTACAGCCCCACACTGGAAGCCCACGTTGGCCACTTGGAGTTGGTACATTCACGGCTTCGACAACACGAGTTGTATGCCAATAGGAAGAAGTGTTTGTTTGGACAGCCAAGGGTGGATTATCTTGGCCATGTTATTTCAGCGAACGGATTCTCAGTCGACCCTAGTAAACTTAAAGTTATGCAAGAGTGGCCGATTCCGAAGTCACTTAAGGCGTTGAGGGGTTTTTTGGGGCTGACTGGGTATTATCGGAAGTTCGTAAAAGGGTATGGTGCCATTGCAAGACCCTTAACAGACCAACTACGCAAAGAGGCTTTTGGGTGGAATGCGGAAGCGCAAGACGCCTTCGAAAAACTCAAGGCTGCCATGTGTTCGGTGCCCGTCTTAGCGCTGCCCGATTTTTCAGCCCCTTTTGTACTAGAGGCGGATGCGTCCGGAGCGGGTCTCGGGGCTATATTAATGCAGCGACAGCGCCCAATAGCTTATTACAGCCAGATTTTGTCTCAACGGGCTCGCACTAAATCAGTCTATGAAAGGGAACTAATGGCAATAGTATTATATATTCAAAAGTGGCGCCCATACTTATTAGGGAGGAAATTTTTGGTGCGAACGGATCAAAGAAGTCTGAAATTCTTATTAGAACAGCGGCTGGTTGCTTCAGAACATCAAAAATGGCTGACGAAATTGTTAGGATACGACTTCGACATTCAATACCGACTGGGTTTGGAAAACAAAGCAGTTGATGCTTTGTCTAGGGTGTCGCATGAGGGGGAGCTAGCTGCCATATCAATTCTGACAGTGATGTCTATGGCAGATTTGAAAGCCCATGTGATGACTGACCCACAGCTGTCAAAGTTGATTAAAGAGGTCCAAACGGGGCAAGCTAAGGAGGGGTATACTTATATTCACGGCTGTTTGAAGTACCGAGGCAGGTTGGTATTGCCTTCCTCCTCTCCATTTATTCCAATACTTTTACAAGAATATCATGGGAGTAACATTGGGGGAGATTCGGGAGTCCTTAAGACATTTCAAAGGGTTGCTAGTGATCTGTATTGGCAGGGAATGAGGCGTGATATTCAGGAATTTGTTGCTGCATGTGCCATTTGTCAACAAAACAAGTACTTGGCTCAGTCTCCAGCCGGCTTATTGTAG